The DNA segment CCTCACAACTCTTTGAGATTGCTATGTATTATGTTCTCCAAACTCCACCAGATCTTTTCTCCACCATTGCTAGAGAAAGATAAGAATCTTTTCACTCAAGGTTTTTCCAAAGTGTATTATTTTTAATGGTGGATGCTATTAATTGTTGGTAACTGATAAAAAGGTAGTGGCTAAGTTTAACCTTCAAATTAGTTTCGCCACTCATGCAAGGTAggagtttttatttaaatatatgtttaaaaactTAGTTTATTTGGATGGTacgaaaacaaaagaaaatcaaataccCTGAACACGCGAGGAAATCAGTAGTACTACAATTTCATTATTAtgctaaattttataaaaacatggTCTGCACCGTAGGTGTGAGAGTCGACTTTTGTACACTCCTTTGTTAGCCAATATGCAGTGTGAAGCCCACGATTGGTGTTAAGTTGCACATAAGTGAcaaattcagagagaaaaaaacaacaatcaCAACTATGATGTTCCAAGCGTGAATCAGGAGATTTGTCAATCTTAAGGTAAACTAAAAAATGAGAAGCTGTAGAACTTTAGTATTAAAACTGCCAGGAGAGAAGCTTAGAACTATAGTATAAACAGCTAAGAAGAACTACAATATTCAGTCAGACATTTATATATAGTTGCCAAGCGTGAATCGTAAGCTGTCTAAAGCCTTAGGTTAACTTATATTAAGCAAATATGTAGACTATAGTAGAGAAGATAAACCCAAGAAAATAGCATATATAGCATAGCAGATTGTAACTTCTCACCTCCAACTAACTTAGGGTTGATATTTCTAGCAACGTACACCTTTGGTTCTACACCAGAGGCAAACAAATTTTCATGCAGGAGCATGGCAAGGCCGTCGAATAAACTCAGAAATTTACTTGCGTCCCTGCATAGACAAAGAGTAACACTATTATCCATGTGGAACCAAGAAGTGAACAACTATGCTTAACGGGTCATGAAAATTAAAGCTGGAAAGTTGTCGTAGACCTTTCAATCATTATGGTTGCCGTGATGCGTTGAGTactatgtttctcttctttgaaaatgattttaatatacataacTTTTCCTACGATAAATGCGAGCAGATAAACTATGTAGGCTACTTGACAGGGTACTGTATAATCAATATATGGACTATGGAGTTTTTCATTCTTGTAAGGGAAGTTAACTAAAACAAACCTGGCAGATCTGTTTTCGTATTGGCTATTAACATGAGTTGATCATAGTTGCGGGACCTAAAGCTCTCAGTTGGGATCGGTGCAATTTTTTCCGCAAGTTCAAGAAAAATGATTTGTTCCATGACTCAGTACATTGTTTTCCAAAAATACTGATCTTCTTCTGCGATTCTGTTTCAgttataatcattttttttggtaataccTGCAGTATTCAACAATTGGACAGATTCCTAAGATATTACTTGGCTTATATAACTGACCATGAGAGAAGAAAGAGTTGATGATGATGTTTAGTTAAACCACCTTTGCTTTTGATGGAGAAGGCTCCTCCAACGTGTTTGCTTTTGATTTCTACTACGACATGCAAAGAGAGAAAATTCAATGTCAAATATATAATGTGATAAGTGATAATCATAGAACTTTGTTTGTTTGCTTTAATATTTTGATCCTGGATGTTTACTCagtcaaaacaaaaagaagccAGAAACATATTCTTACTACCAAACACCAAACTGATGATCAAATCAATCTGCATTGAATCTTGTAGTTTCTGAAATCTGACAACAGTTTTAGTTTTATCAAGCatttcgacaaaaaaaaaacaggttaTCGGTTTACCTGTTGCTTCTGCAGCCGTTAGAGTCAACAAATCGCCAGATCCACGAACATGAAAAACACTTAACTCATGAATCAAGCCTTCTTTCAAGATGTGTTTGAAAGTGTTAAGACGGTTAACATTGATAGATACATGGGTGTGCATCGCCTGCAAGGAGAAGAAGATTCATAAACAACTTCTTCGAAATCTATAAACCTGAAAGTAATAGTTGAGAAAAGGAAGAGGCGGACCTTCTCATCAGTTAGAAGCATGTCAATATCAATAAGTTCACCTTGTCTCAACCATCTGTCGGCATCGGTCAGGACTCAGACTTCAACTTAGAAAAATGTATTCAAGAAGTCGCCATGGTCGGAAGGTTTCTGTGAGATAGAACTCGAGCTTTGGATTCAGGAAAAGGAAAAGGCTTTAGCGGAGTCTCTCAGACGGTGTGTATGTATAATGAATGAGCTGCTTAAGGTGATAACTAAAGCTCCATTGAAGAAGACTTGGCGGAATTAGTGGGTTAATTTCATTTCTTGACATTACTACAAAGTGAAACGTAAGCAGCTACGGTGAATGGGAATCAGCAGCGCGTCGGTTAGACATCTCCGACAAAAGTCGAGCAATTTTTCATACCAGCGATAATGGACAAACCCTAAGAACATGTGGGCTCgtaaagaaattaataaaagcCCACCAGAGTTCAGTTGCCCACATAAAAAACCAACGCGAGAAAGTTGGAAAATTTGTTGCCACGTGGCTAAAATTGCCCTATGCTCTGATGCTGAGGTGGCTGCAGGAGGTGAGAGAAAACCCTGCTTTATTAATAAagatatttatttgtatatctGATTTATGTAACAATGAAAATCATGTTCCCTATATATCTTTATATGGTCGTCGACTATTaatgatatatgtatttttagcaaatatgttaattttgaatCAGAATGCCTATATGTGAGACTAGAGGGAAAAAGAGAGTTGAGAAACaaagttatttattaaaataaaaatattttaaacactGCATTTACAACAGGTTGACAAACATCtatttatacattaatttaaacaTGATTTTCGATCCATAGACtctaaatattttagttgttaAAATTACACATACAAACCATCCCAATACTCCATGTTCTGCAAGTAACTATTATCCGATATGTAAAACGGGATGTTGTAATTAACATCCGGCGGAAACTCGAAATGAATTGGTGCACCATTGGCTTCAACAGAACGAGGTGAACTCGGACTGTTTGTTAATGTTTCTTGAGCAAGTCGCTCGGAAAGTTTTCGAATTTCGTTTTGAGCTTCACTCAATTGTTCCGACAGTTTTAATACctgaaaaatcaaaacatatatttaatacCAATGACAGCCATTGAGTTCAGAGAAGAGTGGGCAACATACTCTAAAacattagtatttttttatcgGCAGGAGACATTGTATTTTCACCattaatttcattttgttttcttcctgGCCTCACAAATAAAGTATTATCTTCATTATCCATCCTATACTAAATTATGGTAATGAATATGCATCAAATCACACGAGAATATTTCCAGCATGTCAGTCTAAATGCAGAAAAGGGTTTATACGTGGCATTAACTCAGTGGGAATTCCAAATGGGCTATCATGAGCCCAACTTAGATTGTACGGCGGAGTTGTTTTCTTAAACGTTGGATAAGAAAAAAGATGACGAACTATCCACTCATGTCCTCTGTGGGCCCCTAGCATCTTAAGCCCTAAGCCTACCGGATTCAAATATTCTTACCTggttataataaattttgatttgattaaaaCTTGCATATGCCTatatttaacaatattaattaaccAATAACTACATATGATATTCATATAGTTATTAACACTATATATTTTCATACGTAATTTCAAGAATATCTGAAAATGGCAAAAATCAATCatcctttaaaaaaataaaataatcataacATAAATTtcggcaaaaaaaaacattgagtTTATGTGATTTGTAAtgttaaagattttttaaaaattatacctGAGATTCGAGCTGACATTGGCCGAGGACGACGGTGTCGTGTTGGCTCTTCAGTTTGGCGTATTCTTCCTCGAGTTTCTTGTTCTTCCACCGTGCACGGCGGTTCTGGAACCAAACAGCCACCTGTCTCGGGTCGAGACCTAACTCTGCGGCGATCTTCTCTTTCCTCCCTGACTCAAGCTTGTGCTCGTTCTCGAAGCTGAATTCGAGCATATTCACTTGCTCATCGGTCAACTTCCTCTTCCTCAACATCACTCCGATCGCCGTCATGTCATCTTCGCTCGTGGCAGACGACCCtttgctcctcctcctcctccgccgcttCACCGGCTTTGATCCTTCGCCTGATGATGATCCATCGATCTGGTTAACGATGATGCACTGGCCATGGGTTTGGGTCGTGTAGGGGTATACTTGAGTGCCTAGCACATTTTGATCcattctttttctctctctctctctctctgatttttCAGACAAGAGTTGCTGTTTTTCTCTGACTATGTTTGAAGGAGAGTGGTACAAGAAGATATGACTTTGGTGAAGTTGAGAGTCCTATGAGATGCTTTTTATAAGCTGGAAGATCGTGAACTTATTATTCTTGGGTTCTCTTTCCCTTTATTTACACTTATGccctcttttgtttatttttgttagaaCAGTAGATTGGTTGTGTGAGTATGATGTAGTACACATTCAAATATAGATATTTATGTGTTCTACGAGATGTACATTTGAGGATAATACATTTATACATTTTCAGTTATAGAGATATTCTTAGTTCGATAGAGTTTATTGTAGTTTctctattaattttttatttacttatatgtCTGTCAAAGCATTTTTCAGAAGTGTCTGtcttcaaatatttaattatcatttcaattttttattgcgtcatgaaaattaaattaaaggtTCATGTTAGAGGGAAAATAAAACGATTGCTGCATTTCATCATCATAATTTGCAATTTAATGAAAGTAATAAAACACTTGAATGATGTGGACGACTATTGTGGACAAGAGACGTGGTGTGGATCCCGAAGGCGACCAAACTCAGGATTAAGCAAGTGATCCAATTGTATGTGGATAATTACTGGATATTAtcgttttgtttaatttattttgttttgtctccAAACGTATAGACTTGTATATACAATCTGTCTTGTCTTTGgttgttttagtttatactgTTAATTAGTCAATTTTATAgggtttttaaatttgttttcggAGCTCGAGACCACTCATTTCCTTTAATTGAAAAGCAATGTGCTCCTCTTTTTTCCGTTTTCCCTACTGATTATTATTTtacactaggttaagatccgcgccttgcacggaataaacattatatataaaaataattttatttactatatgttattatatattctgaaataataaatatatattgaataattaaaagttattaaCTACTACATATATAACTAAactatggatcacaaaatttgaatgtgagatttttaacagttttatttgtttatagtcattttaaaaaaatctaaatataacatatacaaaaaaaatctaaaattttattatatggttattgtggttgtttaatttattttaatagtttaaaattaaacaaatacgatagaagatacactaatttttatcaaatctttattattcaaaatcattaattgtcatatatactttagccgcATTAAGCAattctgtaatttttatttaaggaaattataaagaaaattaataataaatttatggttagtttaataaaaatcttattatataattagatggaccaacatatttctctaatggttctaaaaatcattccagtgatgacacgtggctacaaaaagatgttgtaatgcttctcaaataatatataggggattattgATGCATTtaatagcaaaacacaataacacacAAAACAATTCCAATTTATTACAACTAAGAGAGAagaattctcaagaaaacttagtcaaattcacaaaagataaaacattacataagttcaaaggtagaacactttcattagatacataagtaaaaattatatcttatgatctaagaagacacattaaaccatgttACTTGATAGTCTTGAAGTTACATAAcagttttgaaaattaaataaacatatc comes from the Brassica napus cultivar Da-Ae chromosome A7, Da-Ae, whole genome shotgun sequence genome and includes:
- the LOC106349981 gene encoding homeobox-leucine zipper protein ATHB-53-like, translating into MDQNVLGTQVYPYTTQTHGQCIIVNQIDGSSSGEGSKPVKRRRRRRSKGSSATSEDDMTAIGVMLRKRKLTDEQVNMLEFSFENEHKLESGRKEKIAAELGLDPRQVAVWFQNRRARWKNKKLEEEYAKLKSQHDTVVLGQCQLESQVLKLSEQLSEAQNEIRKLSERLAQETLTNSPSSPRSVEANGAPIHFEFPPDVNYNIPFYISDNSYLQNMEYWDGLYV